A section of the Pelomicrobium methylotrophicum genome encodes:
- a CDS encoding nucleotidyltransferase domain-containing protein: MRLTAQQIQAIKTIVREQAGADATVRLFGSRLDDAAKGGDVDLLVEVPYAVQSPAVLAARIAGRVSRMMGGRKVDVVLAAPNLLRLPIHDVARREGTLL; this comes from the coding sequence GTGCGCTTGACCGCCCAACAAATCCAAGCCATCAAGACCATCGTCCGGGAGCAGGCCGGGGCGGACGCCACGGTGCGCCTTTTCGGGTCCCGGTTGGATGACGCAGCCAAAGGGGGGGACGTGGACCTCTTGGTCGAAGTGCCTTATGCCGTGCAGTCGCCCGCCGTGCTAGCGGCGCGCATCGCGGGGCGCGTGAGCCGCATGATGGGAGGTCGGAAAGTCGACGTGGTGTTGGCTGCACCCAATCTCTTGAGGCTTCCCATCCACGACGTGGCTCGCCGAGAGGGGACCCTCCTGTGA